GTTGGTATTACCGAACCAACCGCATCACCGATTAAGTACGCATTATTAACGCCATACTTATTCAGTAGGCCGCCGATTGGTAGAGTCTTCATGAGCACGGATCTTTGGATACCCTCAAGGCCGTATCTATTGATAAAGAGCATATGGTAATTAAGTGGATTATCCCCTCTCCATGCAATGTTATTCCTAACACCAACGCCGATGTTATGCGTACCATCACCCCTCGGGAATACCCAGGCAAAGCCACCAGGCGCTATTCCTGGATCCATGATAATAACGGCCTCATTATCCACGTACTTACCCCTAGCCCTTGAACTAGTCGCTATTATTAAGTCCTCAGCACTGAAGCCATTAGTTATGCCGAGACTAAGATCGACAATTGATGGATATGCATCAGCACCGACTAGGGCCTTAGTGTTAATCACGTACTCGCCACCATCCTTATCATGAACAAGACACTCATAACCATCATCTTTCACCATGCACTTAATGGCAGTAACCCCAAAATGAACCTTGGCACCCCCATTAATAGCGTCCTCAAGGACGCCCCTAATTAACGCCGCCTTATCAATGACGTAAGTCCTAAAGGGCATTCTAGCGATATCACGGTCATTAATCACGAGCCTTAACCACTTAATCTCATTAACAATGAATTCCCTACGCAGTGTCTCCCTAAGTGTCGTTAACAATACCTCGTATAAATCCCTATTAATCCAGGGCTTAAGTAAGTCCTCACTGGGTAGTAATTCACCGCATATTATTGGTGCATAAATCACGGACTTCTTATCAATGAGCATTACATCACCGTTGAAGCCATTCTTGACTAGATAACGGGCTAGGTAGGAACCAGCGGGTCCACCGCCAATTATTAATACATCAGTCTTAACAACCACGCTAAATCAAGTAATTGGGGATTAATTACCTCTTCTGTAGAAATCCTTAAAAAATCCCCTATATCGGCAATGCCGTGCCTAGGGAAGTATTCCTTGTGGAGTTGTGGCGTAGGTATGCAGATGCCGCAGTTGAGATTAGGGTTAAGAGGTATTCTGATTATGTGAAGTTGAAGGCTAGGTTAAGGCATCAATTATACACGATTAGGGTTCCACCTGACGTGGCTGATCAATTGATTAGGGAGTATAAGTCGAAGAATAAGACCGTTAATGAGTACTGATTATTCGGCCCACCAATCATCATTTTATTCAGGGCTCCAGACCGTAATCATCAATTCATATCAACCAAACAAGGGCATTATCAACTAATAAACCTTATTAAGGGTTTAGGTTTCGTTGTTTCGATGTTAACTGAGGAATTAATAAATAAGGCCAGGGAAATAGTGATTAAGCTAAGGACTGCTGAGGAGTTGATAAGGAGCGGGAAATTGGATGATGGTGTTAAACTATTTAGGGAGGCTACGAAGGAGGCTAAGGAGACTAAGCTCTTCGATAATTACATAGCCATTATTAGGAAGGTCAGGAGACTAATCAATGAGACAAGGGCTAGGCAAGCGAGGAAGTCGGCTCAGGAGAAAAAGGCTTGAGAAAGGTAAGGCATAATTTTTAAATTAACCTGCAACCACATACTGCGGTTTGGTGATAGCATGGCAGTGACCTGCTCAAGGTGGGAGAGATTGATTGAGAAGGCCGAGAGGGAGGGTAATAAGGAGAAGGCGCTGGAGTTTAGAGAGAAGCTTGTGGAATGCGTTGTGTATATGGCTCAGGGGTTAATAGCCAGGGGTAGGTCGAGGGATTTAGACGAGGCGGAGGAGTTGCTTAAGTATGGCGATGAGGTCGGTAATAAATTGGGCATTAACGAACTCCTATTCCACGTAAACCTGCTCAGGAAGAAGATTGAAGAAAAGCGCGAGAGGAGGAGGCCGAAGGAGGCCGAAGCCAAGCAGTAATTATTTCAATAGGTCAATCAATGTATTAACCACGAATGTAGGCCTATACCTACTATTGACTAGGTCCTCGATCTTGGTCTCGCCTGTCAGGACAAGTATTGAGGTTACACCGTTCTCGTTGGCCATGGCTATGTCCGTGTATAGCCTATCACCTATTATCACGGCATCACTAGGCCTAACACTCAGCTTCCTCAGCATGTAATTAAGGAATAAGCTACTCGGCTTACCTGTCACAGCCATTGGATCCTTACCCGTGGCCGTCCTAATTAATGCCCATATCGAACCAGTATCCGGGATGTAACCCCTATCCGTAGGGCACAGTATGTCTGGGTTAACCACGATGTAAGGAGTGCCAGCCATTATGTGGCGTACAGCCCTAACTAGCTTACCATAGGTTAGTGTCTTATCGAAGGCAATAACCACAATCTCTGGTCTTTCTGGGTCGTGATGAATACCTGAACTTACGAGGTCATGAATGAACTCAGGCGTACCAAGTGCGTAAACCCTCCTTACGCCAGTATCGTATAAGTACTCTATGGCAGCTTCCGTTGATATGAAAACCTCATCATAAGAGAAAAACCTTCCCAATATTCGTCTTAGTCTCTTGATATGGTGCTCCTTACTGAAGGATGAGTTATTCGTCATTATCACGTATCGCTTGCCATGCTCATCAAGGAACCTTATGAATTCCCTGGCACCAGGTAATGGTCTTGAACCAATATAGAGTGTGCCATCACCATCAAGAACCACTAAATCCTTACCTAATAAAATCCTTAGTGCATTATTCATAGTATTAAATTAAGATGACCAGCATATACCAAGTATTAATATACTTTATCACCTGGTCATTAATTACCTAGATTACTTGAGGATAATACTTATTAAAAATGATCAGTTTCTGCAATTAATGCCCAATGGTGATCAGACTGGAATTAAGGTGGTAAAAACAGACTTACTCGCTAGGTTGGATCGCCTACCATTCTCGCCATTCCACCGGAAGGTTATCCTGGTATTAACAGCTGCGTATTTCCTAGATGGCCTCGAGAGCACCCTTTATGGCGGTGTATTAGCCATTGTTGCTAAGGTATTTAAAATAACGTCATTGGAGTCGACGTTGGGCCTTGTCCTGTTCCTAATAGGCGCGGCAGTTGGCGCTGAATTATTTGGTGTTTTGGCTGATGTCCTTGGCAGGAAGAGGTTATTCATGACTACGATATTGATTTACGGCTTATTTACGGCCTTATCAGCAGCCTCATTTAATTTTATAAGCCTTACAGTATTCCGATTCCTGACTGGCGTTGGCATTGGTGGTGAGTATGGTGCCGTGAATAGTGCGATTCAGGAATTCGTACCACCAAGGGAAAGAGGTAAGTGGTTGGGTTTCGTAATAGGCGCTGGTTGGGATGTTGGCACAGTCATAGCATCATTAACCTCCTACTTCGCAATATCCAGGTTACCAATAAACATTGGTTGGAGGATTGCCTTCCTAATCGGTGCAGTACTCGCAGTGTTTGTGTGGGCTATTAGGAGGTCAATACCTGAATCACCGAGGTGGTTACTATCGAAGGGTAAGTACAATGAGGCTGAGGGCATTGTTAAGCAGATTGAGGATCTCGTTAGGAATCAGCTAGGGATTAAGGAATTACCACCAGTTCAGCCTGTTGATGTTGTTATTGCTAGTCCAAGGGGTTGGACAGTGGCTAAGAAGGTATTCACACTATACCCAAGGAGAGCCATAAGCGCCGTCTTACTTAATTTCACAGAGACTTGGCCATACTATACAGCATTCACGTTAATACCCGTATTCCT
This is a stretch of genomic DNA from Vulcanisaeta moutnovskia 768-28. It encodes these proteins:
- a CDS encoding FAD-dependent monooxygenase, which translates into the protein MVVKTDVLIIGGGPAGSYLARYLVKNGFNGDVMLIDKKSVIYAPIICGELLPSEDLLKPWINRDLYEVLLTTLRETLRREFIVNEIKWLRLVINDRDIARMPFRTYVIDKAALIRGVLEDAINGGAKVHFGVTAIKCMVKDDGYECLVHDKDGGEYVINTKALVGADAYPSIVDLSLGITNGFSAEDLIIATSSRARGKYVDNEAVIIMDPGIAPGGFAWVFPRGDGTHNIGVGVRNNIAWRGDNPLNYHMLFINRYGLEGIQRSVLMKTLPIGGLLNKYGVNNAYLIGDAVGSVIPTNGAGINPAMITAHLLGESLMHGSNYPALMDRLLRPLMNRMVMFRRAGDPLLMSRNAMETALRVSSGLMASSIYEATLSSMRVSTFVKFLIGNLLIRLISSFA
- a CDS encoding HAD-IIA family hydrolase produces the protein MNNALRILLGKDLVVLDGDGTLYIGSRPLPGAREFIRFLDEHGKRYVIMTNNSSFSKEHHIKRLRRILGRFFSYDEVFISTEAAIEYLYDTGVRRVYALGTPEFIHDLVSSGIHHDPERPEIVVIAFDKTLTYGKLVRAVRHIMAGTPYIVVNPDILCPTDRGYIPDTGSIWALIRTATGKDPMAVTGKPSSLFLNYMLRKLSVRPSDAVIIGDRLYTDIAMANENGVTSILVLTGETKIEDLVNSRYRPTFVVNTLIDLLK
- a CDS encoding MFS transporter: MPNGDQTGIKVVKTDLLARLDRLPFSPFHRKVILVLTAAYFLDGLESTLYGGVLAIVAKVFKITSLESTLGLVLFLIGAAVGAELFGVLADVLGRKRLFMTTILIYGLFTALSAASFNFISLTVFRFLTGVGIGGEYGAVNSAIQEFVPPRERGKWLGFVIGAGWDVGTVIASLTSYFAISRLPINIGWRIAFLIGAVLAVFVWAIRRSIPESPRWLLSKGKYNEAEGIVKQIEDLVRNQLGIKELPPVQPVDVVIASPRGWTVAKKVFTLYPRRAISAVLLNFTETWPYYTAFTLIPVFLSSLGVSSKVIPLYLVPVTAFGAVGAFVIPYLADKVGRRPMAVVSYSVGGLLGLLMAYLFYIKAIGLAGLIGLLALTYFFVYAAADILYVMIPEAFPTQLRAAAVGTAVSIGRLGGIIGAFVMPYILVTFKPLPYAALIAFTLMAAIMIIGAIAGVLIGVEGKGRSLEELSTYR